In Nocardioides sp. W7, the genomic stretch CCGCCGACCGTCGCCTCGCCGTCGTCGGGCTCCGGTGCCGACTCCTCCTGGTAGGTCGGCGTGCGCCAGGCCTGCCGTTCGGGCCGCGTCGCGCCGGTGGCCTTGCCCGGTGCGGTCGTGAGGATCGTGCGGGCCTGCTTGTCGACGAGACCCGTGAGCAGCTGCTGGGCGAACCCGAAGACGAACGCGTAGGCGAGGATCTGCTCCTGACTGTCGAGGTCGGAGAAGCCGGGGATGAAGCCGCCGCGGATCGCGATCAGCCCGCCGATCGCGCTGACCGCACCCAGGGGCAGCTTCAGCAGGGCGAGGGCCTGAGGGACGTTGTACGGCGAGGCGGTGCCGCGCATGTTGCGGATCGCGAGGATCGCCGCGAGCAGGCCGCCCAGCGAGCCCAGCAGGACGACCGTGAGGACGTCGTGCGCCGAGGCGGGACCAGCACCGGAGGCGCACCTGCCCGGCGGGCCGTCGGGCTGGAAGCAGAACGGCACGTCAGTCGGATTGCGCATCACGTACGCCGTGAACAGCACCAGCAGGGCCGACATCGCCGCCGCGCCGCCCAGCACGGTGTTGCGGAAGTTGCGCAGCCGCGCGTACTCCGCGTCCGCGGCGCCGAACCCGACCTCGACCGCCTTCGCGAGCTGGGCGCGCCGGAGACGGTCGGCCGGCCCGCCGCCGAGCAGCGCGAGGGCCGCCATCCGGCGCGGGTCGTCGCGATCGAGGCCGGCCTCGACGCGGGCCACCGCCTCGGGGATCTCCGCGACGATCTGGTCGGCCGGGTAGAGGCCGACGACCATCGACTCGGCGGCGTGCAGGTTCTGGTACGCCGCGTCGACGAGGGTGCCGCGCCACCAGTTGCTCAGCGCGCCGGGCGCGGGGTCGCGGCGCAGAGTCGCATTGCGGGCCGCGGCCAGGCGCCGTCGTACGCCCGCGGCCACCGCCTGCTGAGCCGCGCCGAGGCCGCCGCCGGTCGCCTCGAGGGCGGCGAGTCGGGTCTCCAGCACGTCCACCGCCACGTTGACGTCCTGGGCCCACACCCGCTTGCAGGTCCGGTCGGTCTGCTGCTTCGTCGACATCACGCTCTCCCGCCAGGATCGACAGCCCTTCATCTCGAGGAGCGGGCCTCGGGCCTCGAGATACCTACGACGGGCGGGTCGGTCGTAGGTGGACGGCAGCCGCCGAGGTCGGTCTCAGACCGCGACCGCGAGCTCGGCCGTGACGCGGGTGCCGCCGTCGTGCTCGACCCTCCACTCCTCGCTCAGGCAGTCGACGATCGCCAGCCCGCGACCCGACAGCGAGTCGGCCTCGGCGTCGCGGACGACGAGCTCACCGGTGGTGGTGCCGCCGTCGAGGACGCTGAGCCGGAGCCGGCCGGCGCTCAGCGCCCAGGAGACCTCTAGGTCGTCGTGGGGCTCGGCCGCGCCGTGCTGGAGCGCGTTGGTCACCAGCTCGCTGAGCACCAGCTCGGCGTCCTCGACGAGGTCGCGCTGGGCGCCGTGCTCGATCAGCTGGCGAGCCATCACCCGGCGGGCGATACCGGTGATCCGCGTGGCCGCGGGCAGCACCAGGATCGTGCGTGCGTCGAGGAGCGGCTCGGCCGTCGAAGTCATGTCTTGTCAGTGCCACATCCGGACCGGAACTAACCCTGACCGGGCACATCTGTCTCAGAAGTCACTGTCGTTCCCCCGAACCGCCCACCGCGAGCGCGGGGATCGGGTCGGGGATCAGGGCGCGCGCACGATCGCGCGAACCGATCGGTCAGCGCGGGCATCAGACCTGACATGTCCATCTCACACACCCTCGGCGCCACCGCCCTGACCGCCGCCGGCCTGGTGCTCGCCACGGTCGCCGCCCCGCCCGCCCACTCCGCCCCGGCCACCCGCTCCGCCCCGACGGAGTCGGCCGAGCGCGCCGCCCGCCCGCACGTCGTCACGGCCGCCGTCAGCCGGGACGCCGTCGTCCAGGGGCACCGGGTGGTCATCCGCGGCGCCGTCCGCGCGGGCGAGCGCGGCGACCGCGTCCAGGTCCAGATCCGCTACCTCGGCGGTCGCTGGCAGAGGTCCGACCTCGCCGGCCGCCTGGACCGCTCCGGCCGCTTCCGGATCACCGACAAGATCACCAGCAGCCGCAGCCGCGCCTACCGCATCGTCAAGCCCGCCGGCAACGGCCGCGCGGCCGGGCGCAGCAGGCCCGTCCGGGTCGCCGTCTACTCCTGGCGCAACCTGGGCTCGTTCGAGAGGGTCAGCGACCAGCACACCTACGACCACGCCGACGTGAAGATGAACGGCGTCGCCTACCCCGGCTCCGTCGTGGCCGCCTCCGGAGCCGACCGGGGCGGGATCGCCTACAACCTCGAACGCCGGTGCCGGCAGCTCCGGACCCGGGTGGGGATCGCCGACACCTCGGCCCAGACCGCGACCGGGACGGCGTGGCTGAGGTTCGACGGGATCGAGAGGTTCACCGGCTCCTACACCCTGACCCGGTCCAGCCCGATCACCCTGCCCCTCACCGAGGTCTTCCGGCTCAGCTTCGACTGGACCTCCGCCAACCCGGCCGGCACCCCGGAGGACCAGAGCGGCGCCCACGTCGCCCTCGGCAGCCCGCGACTCCTCTGCCGCGACTGAGCCGCACCCGAGCGTCGACCGGCCCGAAGCGGACACCCCTCACAGCTCGACCCGCACCCCCGGGGTCGCCAGGACGGCCAGGGCGGGATCACCGCCCTGGTCGTCCTCCCGCAACGCGGCGACGAACCGCTCGCCCGGGGTGACGAAGAGCCGGTGGTGGGTACGCCGGTCCAGCTGCGCCAGGCCGATCGGCCAGAAGGTGCCCCAGTGCACCGGCACCGCCCAGCGGGCGCCGAGCCGGGCGACCGCGGCCGCGGCCTGCTCGGGGTCCAGGTGCCGGTCGCCGAGGCTCGGGCCCCAGCCGCCGATCGGCGCGAGCGCGAGGTCGACCGCGCCGACCCGGTCGAAGTCGTCGCGCGGGCCGGTGTCGCCGGGGTACCAGCACGAGACTCCGGACCGCTCGATGCGGAACCCGATCGCCGGGCCGCCCAGCCGGGAGCCGGGGAACCGCCGGCCGTCGTGGGTCGCGGCCAGCACCCGCACCGTGGCGCCCGCGACCTCCAGCTCGTCGCCCGGCTCGACCGGGTGGACGTCGTACCCGGGCGGGATCAGCGACTCGCCCCCGCGCGGCACCAGCACGGGTACGCCGGGCGTCATCCGGCGCAACGACGGGACGTGCAGGTGGTCGTGGTGCAGGTGCGAGACCAGCACCAGGTCCGTGTCGTACGCCGCCGCCGTGGGAGGCGGGCTGTGTCGGCGCAGGTGGAAGAGCCGGTCGACGTGCAGCGGGTCGGTGGCGACCCGCAGTCCCGCGAGCTCGACGGTGGCCGATGCGTGCCCCCACCAGGTGACGGCGAGCGTGCCGGTCACGACTCG encodes the following:
- a CDS encoding ATP-binding protein; its protein translation is MTSTAEPLLDARTILVLPAATRITGIARRVMARQLIEHGAQRDLVEDAELVLSELVTNALQHGAAEPHDDLEVSWALSAGRLRLSVLDGGTTTGELVVRDAEADSLSGRGLAIVDCLSEEWRVEHDGGTRVTAELAVAV
- a CDS encoding MBL fold metallo-hydrolase — translated: MTGTLAVTWWGHASATVELAGLRVATDPLHVDRLFHLRRHSPPPTAAAYDTDLVLVSHLHHDHLHVPSLRRMTPGVPVLVPRGGESLIPPGYDVHPVEPGDELEVAGATVRVLAATHDGRRFPGSRLGGPAIGFRIERSGVSCWYPGDTGPRDDFDRVGAVDLALAPIGGWGPSLGDRHLDPEQAAAAVARLGARWAVPVHWGTFWPIGLAQLDRRTHHRLFVTPGERFVAALREDDQGGDPALAVLATPGVRVEL